The Erpetoichthys calabaricus chromosome 13, fErpCal1.3, whole genome shotgun sequence genome has a window encoding:
- the trhra gene encoding thyrotropin-releasing hormone receptor — protein MENVTSPQDNQTAKEWAEPSTEYKVASTLLVIIICGAGIVGNIMVVLVVLTTKHMRTPTNCYLVSLAVADLMVLIAAGLPNITESIYGSWLYGYAGCLCITYLQYLGINASSCSITAFTIERYIAICHPIKAQFLCTISRAKKIIVVVWTFTSFYCIMWFYLSDTKQLRYANVTVVVCAYKVSRNLYLPIYFLDFALFYVVPLMVATILYGLIARILFLNPLPSDPKENTKKWGNDGGAKASKPKSSSRCSSNTALSRRQVTKMLAVVVILFALLWMPYRTLVVVNSFLSSEYSDTWFILFCRMCIYLNSAINPVIYNAMSQKFRAAFKKLCKCKKKHSERPANYSVALNYSVIKDTSNGESPDHFTTELEDISITKHFLPHKKLSFDESSSADKVTFSNV, from the exons ATGGAAAACGTAACATCTCCTCAAGATAACCAGACGGCAAAAGAGTGGGCAGAGCCGAGCACCGAATACAAGGTTGCGAGCACCCTGCTGGTCATCATCATCTGTGGGGCGGGCATAGTTGGCAACATAATGGTGGTTTTGGTGGTCCTTACCACCAAGCACATGAGGACGCCTACCAACTGCTACCTGGTGAGTCTAGCGGTTGCCGACCTCATGGTTCTGATCGCGGCGGGCCTGCCGAATATCACCGAGAGTATCTACGGGTCCTGGCTCTATGGCTACGCGGGATGTTTGTGCATCACGTATCTGCAATATCTGGGCATCAACGCCTCTTCTTGCTCAATCACTGCCTTTACAATTGAGCGCTACATAGCCATCTGCCACCCAATCAAAGCCCAGTTCCTCTGCACGATCTCCAGAGCTAAGAAGATCATCGTCGTCGTCTGGACGTTCACCTCCTTCTACTGCATCATGTGGTTTTATCTGTCGGACACCAAGCAGCTCCGATACGCCAATGTGACGGTCGTGGTGTGTGCATACAAAGTGTCTCGTAATCTTTACCTGCCCATTTATTTCTTGgattttgcattgttttatgtGGTGCCGTTGATGGTGGCCACAATACTTTATGGACTCATTGCAAGAATTCTGTTCCTGAATCCTCTTCCCTCCGATccgaaagaaaacacaaaaaagtgggGGAACGATGGCGGAGCCAAGGCTTCAAAGCCTAAGTCATCGAGCAGGTGCTCAAGTAACACGGCGCTGTCGAGGAGACAG GTGACGAAGATGTTGGCTGTGGTGGTGATCCTGTTTGCTCTCTTATGGATGCCGTATCGAACGCTGGTGGTGGTCAATTCTTTTCTGTCCTCCGAGTATTCAGACACTTGGTTCATCCTGTTCTGCCGCATGTGCATATACCTGAATAGTGCCATCAACCCGGTCATTTACAACGCCATGTCTCAGAAGTTCAGGGCGGCCTTCAAAAAGCTCTGCAAATGTAAGAAGAAGCACTCGGAAAGGCCGGCCAACTACAGCGTGGCTCTTAACTACAGCGTCATCAAAGACACGTCCAATGGAGAAAGTCCCGACCACTTCACCACAGAGCTCGAGGACATCAGCATCACCAAGCACTTTCTTCCTCACAAGAAGCTGTCCTTTGACGAGTCGAGCTCAGCCGACAAGGTGACATTCAGCAATGTGTGA